The following is a genomic window from Jannaschia sp. S6380.
GCCAAGCGCGACGATCCGCTGCGGCTCCACTATGGCGTCATCGAGATCCCGGAGGATGACTGCACCGTCGCCGCCGCGACGGCCGCGCTGCGGGCGCGGCTGGGCGACGGCTGGCAGCTGCTGCAGGTGCAGTCGGTCTTCGGGCCCGAGGCGCTGGACGAGAGGAGGGCCGGTGCCGGCGAATACTTCCTCCGTTACTGAGACGCGCGCGGCTTCGGCCAAGGTCGTCGGACTGGGCATCGCCGCCATCGTCGTCATCCTCGGGGTGGCGGCGATCTTCCTGTTCGCGACGCTGCCCGATGCGAACGCCTTCAACGCGCGGGTGGAGCGGCTGTTCGTCGAATCGGACCTGACCCGGCCCGCCGAGATCGGCCTGCTCGAGGTGCTGGCGCAATCGGGCACGGCGTTCTCGGACGTGCTGGCGAGCTACCGCGTCATCATCTTCGTCCTGATGGTCTTCGCGACCGCGCTGCTGATCGCGTGCATGGTGCTGCTCCTGGCGATCGTGACGCTGAACCGGCGCATGGGCGAGATCGAACGCTCGGGCATCCAGGTCACGTCGCTGGTACTGGCGCGGGCCGAAAACGCGGTGATGCTGAACGATATCGAGCTGAAGCTGACCGATGCGGCGATGGAGACGCTGGCCGTCCTGGCCGAGGCGCGGCTGGACGGCGACATGCTGACAGGCGCGCAGATCGAGGCGGTGATCACCGGCAAGCCCGAGACCGATTGCGAGGAGGCCGCGGGCGCGACCCGGATCAAGCGCCTGCGCGACGCGCTGGGCAACCAGATCGTGACGCATCTGCTGATCCGCAACATCACGCGGCAGGGCTACGTGCTGGCGCTGGACCCGAAGGTGATCCGGATGATGTGACGCGCTATGTCGCGCGTCATGTCCGATTATCCCGTGACCCCCGATGGCCGCTATTTCGTGGCGAAGGCCCGGCTGTGGCGCCGGACCGACCCGTCCTTGCCCGAGGACGAGCGGCAGGACGCTGTGCGCGAATTGATGGCGGCGCGGCGGGCGGTGCGGGATGCAGCCGATGCCGACGCGACCCGCGCCGCGCGCGACCGGGTGCAGGCAGCCAAGGTCCGTCTGGGCGAACGCGGGCCGGTCTGGTGGGGCGACGAGGCGCCGGACGTGACGCGCCGCGCGCCCTGGAACACGGAATACGCCGATTGGTGGGCCGGGCTGGATGCCGATGCGCGCGACAGGGGGACGGGCTAGCCGGGGTCGTGCAGTCGATGGACGGTCGCGGCCCGCGTGTCGGGTGGCGTGCCGATCACGACCTCCGTGCCCCAGTCCCGCGCGCGTGTCGCCAGGTCGGGCGGCAGCGCGACATCGGTGAAAAGCGCCGTTACATCCGCGAGGGAGCAGATCGTGACCGGCGCGTTGCGGTCCAGCTTGGAGTGGTCGGCCGCGACGAAGACCTGCCGCGCCCGCGCGATCGCGGTCTGGCTGACGAGGATCTCCTGCGCGTCGAAATCCAGAAGGTCGCCGTCGCCGTCGAGGGCCGAACAGCCCAGGATCGCGATGTCGAACTTGAAGTGCCGGACCAGTTCCGCCGTGAAGCCGCCGACCAGCCCACCGTCGCTGTGGCGCAGCTGGCCGCCGGCCAGGACGATCTCGCAGCCGCGATTGGCCGACAGGATGTTGGCGATGTTGATGTTGTTGGTGACCACCAGCAGGTTGTCGCGGTCCAGAAGCTCGCGGGCCACGGCCTCGGTCGTTGTGCCGATATTCATGAACACCGACGCCCCGTCGGGCACCCGTTCGGCACAGGCCCGCGCGAGCGCGGCCTTGCCCTTGGCGTTCAGGCGGCGACGTTCCTCGTAGACGATGTTGATGACGCCGGACGGGATGACCGCGCCGCCATGCACGCGTTCCAGCTTGCCCGTCTCGGCCAGTTCGGCCAGATCGCGGCGGATCGTCTGGACGGTCACATCGAATTGCCGCGCCAGGCCGTCCACCGTCACCCGGCCGTCGCGGCGCGCCTGGTCCAGAATCTCCGTCTGGCGAAAGTTCGACACCATCGGTTCGGCCCTCGTTTACGTTCGCCACCCTAGGCAATTCCGCAAAAAAGAAAAAGAACGAACATTCTCGGTTGACAGTTCTGGTGCCGGGATGTTCGGTCAACGGGCGGCAGGCTTGGGGAGGCGCATGTGTCCGACGATCATCCTATCACGCGTCGAAAGGTCTAGCGCGATGTCGCTGGAACTGCGCGGCGTGTCCAAGGCGGTCGGCGGTCAGGTGCATATCCATCCGACGGATCTGACGCTGGAATCGGGGACGATGAACGTGCTCCTGGGCCCGACGCTGGCCGGGAAGACGTCGCTGATGCGGTTGATGGCGGGGCTCGACGCGCCGACCTCGGGGCGCCTGTTCTGGAACGGGACGGACGTGACCGGGATGCGGGTGCAGGACCGGGCCGTGGCGATGGTGTACCAGCAGTTCATCAACTACCCCTCGATGACCGTCTACGACAACATCGCCAGCCCGATGCGCCTGCTGGGCAAGTCGAGGGAGGAGATCGACCGTGCCGTGCGCGGCGCCGCCGACCTGATGCAGCTTTCGCCGCTTCTGGATCGCAAGCCGCTGGAATTGTCGGGCGGGCAGCAGCAGCGTTGCGCGCTGGCCCGCGCGCTGGTCAAGGATGCCGGGCTGGTCCTGCTGGACGAGCCGCTGGCGAACCTCGACTACAAGCTGCGCGAGGAATTGCGCGCCGAGATCCCGAAGATCTTCGAGGAGGCCGGCTCGATCTTCGTCTACGCCACCACCGAGCCGGAGGAGGCGCTGCTGCTGGGCGGAAACACCGCGACGTTGTGGCAGGGGCGCGTGACGCAGTTCGGGCCGACGCCGCAAGTCTATCGCCGGCCGGTCGACGCGACCACGGCGCGGGTCTTCTCGGACCCGCCGATGAACTTCCTGCCCTTCACCAAGGCCGGCGACGCCGTGACCTTCGGCGACGGCCAATCGGCCCCCGCCCATGGCCCGTTGGCCGGCCTGGCCGACGGTGCCTACACCGCCGGGTTCCGGCCCAACCACCTGGAGCTGTCGGCGCCGGGACCGGATGCGCTCAGCTTCGACGCGACGCTGGCGGTGACCGAGATCACGGGGTCCGAGACGTTCATCCATGTCGACCACCACGGCGAACGCTGGGTCGGACTGGTGCACGGGATCCGCAACCTGCGGTCCGGTGCGCCGCTTCAGGTCCATCTCGACCCGCGCCACGTCTATGTTTTCGCCGAAGACGGCCCGCTGGTCGCCGCCGCCCCCTATGCGGAGGCCGCCTGATGGCCAAGATCACCCTCGACAACCTGGCGCATTCCTATCTGCCGAACCCGTCGGGCGAGGAGGACTACGCCCTGAAGGAGTTGAACCATGACTGGGCAGATGGCGAGGCCTACGCGCTTCTGGGGGCGTCGGGATGCGGCAAGTCGACCCTGCTCAACATCATCTCGGGGCTGGTCCATCCCAGCCGGGGGCGCATCCTGTTCGACGGGCGCGATGTGACGCAGGCCCCCACGGCGGACCGCAACATCGCGCAGGTGTTCCAGTTCCCCGTCGTCTACGACACGATGAGCGTGCGCGACAACCTGGCCTTCCCGCTGCGCAATCGCGGCGACGATCCGGCCTATGTCGCCGAGCGGGTGCAGCAGATCGCCGCGATGATCGGGATGGAGGACATGCTGGATCGCAAGGCCCGCGGCCTGACCGCGGATGCCAAGCAGAAGATCAGCCTCGGGCGTGGTATGGTGCGCGAGGACGTCAACGCGCTTCTGTTCGACGAGCCGCTGACGGTGATCGACCCGCACATGAAGTGGGAGCTTCGGACCCAGCTCAAGCAACTGCACCAGGATTTCGGGCACACGATGATCTATGTGACCCACGACCAGACCGAGGCGCTGACCTTCGCCGACAAGGTGGTGGTCATGCATGACGGCCGCGTCGTCCAGATCGGCACGCCGGAGGAACTGTTCGAGCGGCCGGAGCATACGTTCGTCGGCTATTTCATCGGCTCGCCCGGCATGAACCTGCTCGACGCGGAGGTGCGGGGCGACCGGGCGACTGTCGGCGGCCACGACGTGTCGCTGGGTCGGGGCTACGGCACGCCCTCGGGCCGGGTGCAGCTGGGCGTGCGGCCGGAATACGCGCGGCTGGTGTCGGGCGAGGCGGGCCTGCCGGTGACCGTGAAGCGGGTCGAGGATGTCGGCCGGCACAAGATCGTGCGGACCGATTTCCAAGGCACCCAGGTCAACGTCGTCCTGTCGGAGGACGCGGCGGTGACGCCCGACATGACCCGCCTGACCTTCGACGCGGCAGGCGTGAACGTCTATGCCGACGATTGGCGCGTCTCGCCGGAGGGTGCGGCATGAACAAGACCGTAAACCAGAAGGCGTGGTTCCTCGTCCTGCCGGTGCTGGTGCTGGTGGCCTTCTCGGCGGTGATCCCGCTGATGACGGTGGTCAACTATTCGGTGCAGGACACGTTCGGGAACAACCAGTTCTTCTGGGCCGGCCTCGAATGGTTCGAGGAGATGCTGGAATCCGACCGCATGTGGGATGCGCTGGGTCGGCAGATCGTGTTCTCGGCCATCATCCTCGCGATCGAGATCCCGCTGGGCATCTTCGTCGCACTCAACATGCCCAAGAAGGGATTCTGGGCCTCGTTCTGCCTGGTCCTGATGTCGCTGCCGCTGCTGATCCCATGGAACGTCGTCGGCACCATCTGGCAGATTTTCGGCCGCGTCGATATCGGGCTGCTGGGCTACACGCTCGACGCGATCGGCATCGATTACAACTATACGCAGGGTTTCTATGCCGCCTGGGCCACGGTCATCGTGATGGATGTCTGGCACTGGACGTCGCTGGTGGCGCTTCTGGCCTATGCCGGGCTGCAGAGCATTCCCGACGCCTATTACCAGGCCGCCAAGATCGACCAGGCGAGCCGCTGGGCCGTGTTCCGCTATATCGAACTGCCCAAGATGGCGGGCGTGCTGATGATCGCGATCCTGCTGCGCTTCATGGACAGCTTCATGATCTATACCGAACCGTTCGTGGTCACCGGCGGCGGGCCCGGCAACTCCACCACCTTCCTGTCGATCGACCTGGTGAAGATGGCGCTCGGGCAGTTCGACCTGGGCCCCGCGGCGGCGTTCTCGATCATGTACTTCCTGGTGATCCTGCTGATCTCCTGGGTGTTCTATACGGTCATGACCAATCTCGACAAAAGGGACGGCGCATGAGCGACGCGACCGCCTCCGCCCCCGGGGCCGCAACGATCCCCGGCGACGTCACCGCATCGCGGCCCGACGCGCGCACCCGCCGCCGGTTCCGGCCGAACGGGTCGGCCATCGTCATGGGCCTCTATCTGCTGTTCCTGCTGCTGCCGATCTACTGGCTGCTGAACATGTCGTTCAAGACGAACACCGAGATCCTGAACACCTTCACGCTCTGGCCCGCGCGGCCCACGCTCGACAACTACCGGACTATCCTGACGGATGCGTCCTGGTATACCGGCTATCTGAACTCGATGGCCTATGTGGCGATGAACATGGCGATCACGCTGACCGTGGCGCTGCCGGCGGCCTATGCCTTTTCGCGCTACAGCTTCATGGGCGACAAGCACCTGTTCTTCTGGCTGCTGACCAACCGCATGTCGCCGCCGGCGGTTTTCGCCCTGCCGTTCTTCCAGCTCTACTCCTCGGTCGGCCTCTTCGACACGCATATCGCGGTTGCCCTGGCGCATTGCCTCTTCAACGTGCCGCTCGCGGTGTGGATCCTCGAGGGGTTCATGCGCGGCGTCCCGAAGGAGATCGACGAGACGGCCTATATCGACGGCTACTCCTTCCCGCGCTTCTTCATCCGCATCTTCATGCCGCTGATCGCGTCCGGCATCGGCGTGGCCGCGTTCTTCATCTTCATGTTCTCCTGGGTGGAGCTTCTGCTGTCGCGCACGCTCACGGCGGTGGACGCCAAGCCCATCGCGGCGACCATGACACGGACCGTCGGCGCCTCGGGGGTCGATTGGGGCGTGCTGGCGGCCGCCGGCGTGCTGACCATCGTTCCGGGCGCCTTGGTGATCTGGTTCGTGCGCAACTACATCGCCAAGGGCTTCGCGTTGGGGAGGGTGTGATGGAACCGAAGAGGTCGAGCCAATGCCGATAGTGCGAATTCCGAAACGTCGTATGCCGGGCGCTGACAGCGATCTTCTGATCAACACCGACAATGCTACGAGCATATTTGCTGACACGAACCCCAACGAGGTCGTGATCTATTTCGTAGGCGGTGAACGCCGTAAGTTCCGTGTGGGACATATCAGCGGCGTCCTGGATCTTCTTGAGGGCAAGAGCTGATGCTTGACTGGATGGCCTGGACCTGGCCCACGGCGGCCTTCTTCGCGGTCATTGCCGCGCTGCTTCTCACCTTCACCTTCCTCGCGATCCGCTATCCCGAGACGCCGCGCACCGGCATCCTGCGGATCGAGACGACGCGGGGGGATCGTCTGTTCATCACGCTTCTGGGTTCGGCCTTCATCAACCTGGCCTGGCTCGGTCTGACCGACCTGCCCCAATGGGGCGCGCTGGTCGTCTGCGCGATCTATGCCGCGGCGGTGTTCCGCTGGGTCTAGATCCGTCCACAACGTTCACTTCCAGGGAGGAATGACATGAACAAGTTGCTTACCACCACCACGGCGATCGCGATCGGGCTGACGGCCCTTCCCGCCTTCGCCGACATGGAGGCCGCGCAGGCCTTCCTCGACGAGGAGATCGGCGACCTCTCGACCCTGACCCGCGAGGAGCAGGAGGCCGAGATGCAGTGGTTCGTCGACGCCGCCGAGCCGTATCAGGGGATGGAGATCAACGTCGTCTCCGAGACGATCACCACGCATGAATACGAAAGCCAGGTCCTGGCCCCCGCCTTCGAGGCGATCACCGGCATCAAGGTCAATCACGACCTGATCGGCGAGGGCGACGTCGTCGAGAAGCTGCAGACCCAGATGCAGTCGGGCGAGAACATCTACGACGCCTATGTCAACGATTCCGACCTGATCGGCACGCATTGGCGCTATCAGCAGGTGCGCAACCTGACCGACTGGATGGCGGGCGACGGCGCCGAGGTCACCAGCCCGACGCTGGACGTGGACGACTTCATCGGCACCAGCTTCACCACCGGGCCGGACGGCAAGCTCTATCAGTTGCCGACGCAGCAATTCGCGAACCTCTACTGGTTCCGCTACGACTGGTTCAACGACGAGAAGAACAAGGCCGATTTCCAGGAAGCCTATGGCTACGAGCTGGGCGTGCCGGTGAACTGGTCCGCCTACGAGGACATCGCCGAGTTCTTCACCGGCCGCGACCTCAGCCATCTGGGCGTCGAGGGCGAGGTCTTCGGCAACATGGATTACGGCAAGAAGGACCCATCGCTCGGCTGGCGCTACACCGATGCCTGGATGTCGATGGCCGGCATGGGCGACGTGGGCGAGCCGAACGGCCTGCCGGTCGACGAATGGGGCATTCGCGTGAACGAGAATTCGCAGCCCGTCGGCTCCTGCGTGGCGCGGGGCGGGGCGACGAACTCGCCCGCGGCGGTCTATGCGGTGACCAAGGCGATCGAATGGCTCGACAAGTACGCCCCGCCCACCGCCGCCGGCATGACCTTCGGCGAGGCCGGCCCGATCCCCGCGCAGGGCAACGTGGCCCAGCAGATGTTCTGGTACACGGCCTTCACCGCCGACACGGTCAAGCCCGACCTGCCGGTGATGAACGAGGACGGCACCCCCAAGTGGCGCATGGCCCCCTCGCCGCACGGCGTCTACTGGGAGGAGGGCATGAAGGTCGGCTATCAGGATGCCGGATCCTGGACGCTGATGGAATCGACGCCGCTCGACCGCGCGCAGGCCGCCTGGCTCTATGCGCAGTTCGTGACGTCGAAGACGGTCGACGTGAAGAAATCGCATGAGGGCCTGACCTTCATCCGCGAGTCGACCATCCAGGACGAGAGCTTCACCGAACGCGCCGACAAGCTGGGCGGCCTGGTCGAGTTCTACCGCTCGCCCGCCCGCGTCCAGTGGTCCCCGACGGGGACGAACGTGCCGGACTATCCCAAGCTGGCGCAGCTCTGGTGGCAGAACATCGGCGACGCGATGTCGGGGGCGAAGACCCCGCAGGAGGCGCTCGACAGCCTCTGCGCCGATCAGGAGCGGGTGCTGGAGCGTCTGGAACGCGCCGGCGTGCAGGGCGATCTGGGCCCCGTCCTGAACGAGGAGCAGGATCCGTCCTACTGGCTTGAACAGCCGGGCGCGCCCAAGGCCAAGATCGAGAACGAGGACGAGGAGCCTCAGACGATCGCCTATGACGAGCTGATCCAGTCTTGGGAACAGTGACCTGAACTTCGCGGGGCCGGTTCGATCCGGCCCCGCGACCCCGACCCGCCGGCCAGCGACGCCGGTTTCCCCGCAGATCCCGTCGAACATGCCGCCCGGTTGCGTCCGGGCGCCGCGCTCTGCATCGTCGCGCGCGGACGGGGCGGAGGGCCGGGCATGACGATCGACGCAGTGATCACCTGGGTGGATGGCGAAGACCCCGCCCACCGGGCCCGGCGCGCGGCGCATGGCGACGCGGCCGCGCATCCCGACGCCGCGGCGGCCACGCGCTTCGCCAGTTCGGGCGAGCTGCGCTTCGCCGTCCTGTCGCTTCTGCGGTTCTGCCCGTTCGTCCGGCGCATCCATGTGGTGACCGATTCCCAGCATCCCGTGCCGCTGGATCCGGTGCTGGCCGATCCGGCGCGTGCGGCCCGGATCCGGGTCGTCGACCATGCCGAGGCCTTCGGCGCCCATGCCGACCTGCTGCCGGTCTTCTCCTCCCGCTCCATCGAGACGATGATCCACCGGATCCCCGACCTGGCCGAACGGTTCCTCTATCTCAACGACGACATCTTCGTCGGGCGGCCGATGTCCGAGGCGGATTATTTCGATGGCGACCGACCCGTGTTGCGCGGGCATCTGCGGCGCTTTCCGAACCCGTGGCTGGCCCGGCTGAAACGGGTCGTGCGCGGCGAGCGTCCCGGCTATGCGGCGGCACAGCGGGCGGCCGCGCGCCGCGTCGGGCGCCGCGACACCTATCTGCTGGCGGAACATCAACCGCATCCGATGCGCCGTTCGACCTTGGCGGAGTTCTTCGCCGACGACGCGCAGGGGCTGCGTGCGCAGGCCGGGCACCGGTTCCGCTCGGTCGCGCAGGTCTCTCCGATGGGGCTGGCGAGCCATCTGGAATTGGCCGCCGGCGCGCGCGTGACGCCGCCGCTCGACATCGGCTACGTGCGGCCCGGGCGGCCGGCGGGCGCGGCGCTTGACGCGGTGCTGGCGCGGTTCCTGGACGGAGCCTACGCCTCCTTCTGCGTGCAGAGCCTCGATGCCATGTCCGACCGCGACCGCAGCGCGATCCTGGCCGCACTCGAGGCGCGCTACGTCTGACCGGCGCCCGATCCCGGTGCGGGTGCTGGACCGGGGGTGCCAAACCCGCTAGGTCGCCGGGTGCATCCGGCGAAC
Proteins encoded in this region:
- a CDS encoding helix-turn-helix domain-containing protein; this translates as MPANTSSVTETRAASAKVVGLGIAAIVVILGVAAIFLFATLPDANAFNARVERLFVESDLTRPAEIGLLEVLAQSGTAFSDVLASYRVIIFVLMVFATALLIACMVLLLAIVTLNRRMGEIERSGIQVTSLVLARAENAVMLNDIELKLTDAAMETLAVLAEARLDGDMLTGAQIEAVITGKPETDCEEAAGATRIKRLRDALGNQIVTHLLIRNITRQGYVLALDPKVIRMM
- a CDS encoding DeoR/GlpR family DNA-binding transcription regulator, translated to MVSNFRQTEILDQARRDGRVTVDGLARQFDVTVQTIRRDLAELAETGKLERVHGGAVIPSGVINIVYEERRRLNAKGKAALARACAERVPDGASVFMNIGTTTEAVARELLDRDNLLVVTNNINIANILSANRGCEIVLAGGQLRHSDGGLVGGFTAELVRHFKFDIAILGCSALDGDGDLLDFDAQEILVSQTAIARARQVFVAADHSKLDRNAPVTICSLADVTALFTDVALPPDLATRARDWGTEVVIGTPPDTRAATVHRLHDPG
- a CDS encoding ABC transporter ATP-binding protein; protein product: MSLELRGVSKAVGGQVHIHPTDLTLESGTMNVLLGPTLAGKTSLMRLMAGLDAPTSGRLFWNGTDVTGMRVQDRAVAMVYQQFINYPSMTVYDNIASPMRLLGKSREEIDRAVRGAADLMQLSPLLDRKPLELSGGQQQRCALARALVKDAGLVLLDEPLANLDYKLREELRAEIPKIFEEAGSIFVYATTEPEEALLLGGNTATLWQGRVTQFGPTPQVYRRPVDATTARVFSDPPMNFLPFTKAGDAVTFGDGQSAPAHGPLAGLADGAYTAGFRPNHLELSAPGPDALSFDATLAVTEITGSETFIHVDHHGERWVGLVHGIRNLRSGAPLQVHLDPRHVYVFAEDGPLVAAAPYAEAA
- a CDS encoding ABC transporter ATP-binding protein, translating into MAKITLDNLAHSYLPNPSGEEDYALKELNHDWADGEAYALLGASGCGKSTLLNIISGLVHPSRGRILFDGRDVTQAPTADRNIAQVFQFPVVYDTMSVRDNLAFPLRNRGDDPAYVAERVQQIAAMIGMEDMLDRKARGLTADAKQKISLGRGMVREDVNALLFDEPLTVIDPHMKWELRTQLKQLHQDFGHTMIYVTHDQTEALTFADKVVVMHDGRVVQIGTPEELFERPEHTFVGYFIGSPGMNLLDAEVRGDRATVGGHDVSLGRGYGTPSGRVQLGVRPEYARLVSGEAGLPVTVKRVEDVGRHKIVRTDFQGTQVNVVLSEDAAVTPDMTRLTFDAAGVNVYADDWRVSPEGAA
- a CDS encoding sugar ABC transporter permease, with protein sequence MNKTVNQKAWFLVLPVLVLVAFSAVIPLMTVVNYSVQDTFGNNQFFWAGLEWFEEMLESDRMWDALGRQIVFSAIILAIEIPLGIFVALNMPKKGFWASFCLVLMSLPLLIPWNVVGTIWQIFGRVDIGLLGYTLDAIGIDYNYTQGFYAAWATVIVMDVWHWTSLVALLAYAGLQSIPDAYYQAAKIDQASRWAVFRYIELPKMAGVLMIAILLRFMDSFMIYTEPFVVTGGGPGNSTTFLSIDLVKMALGQFDLGPAAAFSIMYFLVILLISWVFYTVMTNLDKRDGA
- a CDS encoding carbohydrate ABC transporter permease — translated: MGLYLLFLLLPIYWLLNMSFKTNTEILNTFTLWPARPTLDNYRTILTDASWYTGYLNSMAYVAMNMAITLTVALPAAYAFSRYSFMGDKHLFFWLLTNRMSPPAVFALPFFQLYSSVGLFDTHIAVALAHCLFNVPLAVWILEGFMRGVPKEIDETAYIDGYSFPRFFIRIFMPLIASGIGVAAFFIFMFSWVELLLSRTLTAVDAKPIAATMTRTVGASGVDWGVLAAAGVLTIVPGALVIWFVRNYIAKGFALGRV
- a CDS encoding DUF2160 domain-containing protein; this encodes MLDWMAWTWPTAAFFAVIAALLLTFTFLAIRYPETPRTGILRIETTRGDRLFITLLGSAFINLAWLGLTDLPQWGALVVCAIYAAAVFRWV
- a CDS encoding ABC transporter substrate-binding protein translates to MNKLLTTTTAIAIGLTALPAFADMEAAQAFLDEEIGDLSTLTREEQEAEMQWFVDAAEPYQGMEINVVSETITTHEYESQVLAPAFEAITGIKVNHDLIGEGDVVEKLQTQMQSGENIYDAYVNDSDLIGTHWRYQQVRNLTDWMAGDGAEVTSPTLDVDDFIGTSFTTGPDGKLYQLPTQQFANLYWFRYDWFNDEKNKADFQEAYGYELGVPVNWSAYEDIAEFFTGRDLSHLGVEGEVFGNMDYGKKDPSLGWRYTDAWMSMAGMGDVGEPNGLPVDEWGIRVNENSQPVGSCVARGGATNSPAAVYAVTKAIEWLDKYAPPTAAGMTFGEAGPIPAQGNVAQQMFWYTAFTADTVKPDLPVMNEDGTPKWRMAPSPHGVYWEEGMKVGYQDAGSWTLMESTPLDRAQAAWLYAQFVTSKTVDVKKSHEGLTFIRESTIQDESFTERADKLGGLVEFYRSPARVQWSPTGTNVPDYPKLAQLWWQNIGDAMSGAKTPQEALDSLCADQERVLERLERAGVQGDLGPVLNEEQDPSYWLEQPGAPKAKIENEDEEPQTIAYDELIQSWEQ
- a CDS encoding Stealth CR1 domain-containing protein, which gives rise to MTIDAVITWVDGEDPAHRARRAAHGDAAAHPDAAAATRFASSGELRFAVLSLLRFCPFVRRIHVVTDSQHPVPLDPVLADPARAARIRVVDHAEAFGAHADLLPVFSSRSIETMIHRIPDLAERFLYLNDDIFVGRPMSEADYFDGDRPVLRGHLRRFPNPWLARLKRVVRGERPGYAAAQRAAARRVGRRDTYLLAEHQPHPMRRSTLAEFFADDAQGLRAQAGHRFRSVAQVSPMGLASHLELAAGARVTPPLDIGYVRPGRPAGAALDAVLARFLDGAYASFCVQSLDAMSDRDRSAILAALEARYV